A stretch of DNA from Glycine max cultivar Williams 82 chromosome 18, Glycine_max_v4.0, whole genome shotgun sequence:
tcatccaagtaagtgtattttaaatttgatggcagaggcttcaattctggtgtggtcggctggacagtggtagaaggagatggtttctcagcctttacctcataaacaAAGTCAGAGGtgtgtgtacttcctgaaacatggttagtcctatctgactctataaaatcaatctcaaaaggtaaaacaccaccaccaggcatgcaatcaatatcactttcagattcactctcagcatcaaattcagacatatgatcaaatacaatttcagactcaatgcatgaagagtgagaggcatgcagattagaataaagatcagtcatgtattcatcaacaatatggtcaattatttcagcacgaaatacagaaagatcttcagatgggtatttcatagcatccagaatattaaaatgaacagttatatcaccaaactccatggacagtgtgcctgcataaacatctatcttagttctagcagttttcataaagggtctgcctagaatgatgggaactgatccttgagaaaatccatcttccatattcaagatataaaaatcaacagggaaaatcagttccaactctaactaagacatcttctatgaaaccaacaggataggcaacacttctattagctaaatgaattaccacatcagttgactgcaagggacctagagatagagaattaaaaatcgacagaggcataacactaacagaggctcctaaatctagcatggcattgtcaaacttactattccctataatacaaggtatgctgaatgtacctggatctttgcatttttcaggaatttgaggaacagatttaccaatcaatgcggagacatttctgcccatgctaatgcgttcacttcctttaagcttccgcttattagtgcacagctccttcaagaatttggcatatcttggaatttgctttattgcatccaacagaggtatgtttacctctacttttctaaacgtttccaagatctctttctctgcctcttccatttttttgttggaaactgctcttggggggaatggaagagggggaatgtgctgcttctgcaaatcagaattacctgtggaagaagattcacctgcacagaaattgttaggtagatttttgtcatcacctttttctggaatagagtgaagtttggcaggttcatttgcagatgaggaaggtgttgcgggttgaggtccttgacactgctttcccgacctcaatgaaatggcactgacatttttgggattttggacagcttgagaaggcagcttgttagaattctgggactgttgttgattcaattgggtagctaattgtcccatctgattggttaagctctgaatggaggctctggtctcttgctgaaactgcatgttctgcatagtcatttgcctcacaagttcttcgagggaaggttgtggaggggcctcaactattggctgtttctggggttgttgctgttgttggattggtggaggaatgtatggtctgcttgggccagcatcattttggaaggaaggagcaggctgctgttgttgttgctgagggctggaccatctgaggttagggtgattcctccatccagggttgtatctgttgctggaaaggtcataattgctctgttgtggttgattttgctgctgaggttgaggaggtctattgtaaatatttgcagcataaacttcaggttgctcaattgctccaggttgctgcatggaagggcaaaggtctgtatggtggtcagcagaggagcacaaaccacaaacccttgcgacaggtacaaatttctgattcaaggccagctgggttaccaagttgaccaacgcatccagtttgccttcaagcttcttagtttcagatgatgcagatgggtttgtagctacctcatgcactcctctaatgactatggcatcatttctggcgctaaactgctgggagttggaggccatcttctcaattaaatttctggcttcaacaggggtcatgtctccaagggctccaccactggcagcatctatcatacttttctccatattactgagtccttcataaaaatattggagaagaagctgttctgaaatctgatggtgggggcaactggcacatagtttcttaaatctctcccagtactcatacaggctctctccactgagttgtctaatacctgagatatccttcctgatggctgtggtcctggaagcaaggaaattttttttctaagaatactctcttaaggtcatcccagctcgtgatggaccttggagcaaggtaatacagccagtcctttgccactccctctaatgaatgaggaaaagccttcagaaatatgtgatcctcttggacatctgggggtttcatggtggagaagacaatgtgaaattctttcaaatttttgtgcgggtcttcacctgcaaggccatgaaactttggaagcaaatgaatcagtccagttttaagaacatatgggacatcctcatcagggtattggatgcacaagctttcataggtgaaatcaggtgcagccatttcccttagagtcctctcacgaggtggaggttgtgccatgttctcagaatgtgcaaaatcagaatggtcagaatcagaatgctcaaaattataatgctcaagatcaggatgttcaaaatcaccaataacagaatgcacagattcaccagttatggaatgctcagaatgatcaaaaggtataaaatgatgcctaactaatctatgaaatgtcctatctatctcaggatcaaagggttgtaagtcagatgaattgcctctagtcatacactacattcagcatgcacacaactagttgccttgtcatgtaaataaaggtgtaggtttgaactacagctaccctcaaatgatatccaaatgacttgaaattctgtgagcaaccttataaaatgatgagaagatagcacaaaaaatttcagacaaaaattcaaagtctaactatgaaagctaaaattggtaggttaagaaaaataagtaaataaaacttgaaaaataaaaaacttttgacagaatcgcttcttttggacgatggagacctcagccggccatAGGCCGGCTAccacggcgtaggaaatttttttctaccccaaatgcatatataataattgcgattctgataactggagcaaaagttatggccgtttgaagttttgacaaacacaaaatttgctagttttttggaactttcaaatctgaccaaactaaaggctctagctatttttcccacaaaatatggattaaaagaagttaccacaaaaaaattcagccaaaaataacaaccctagctactaaaacaaaaaatctcaaataattcagcatgggtggtcgctaaaattcgtctctaattgatttctactactactctgtttttccgcaagctgatttctactactactctgttttcaagcacaatcttcacagcaaaacacccaagactgaaacaggggaaacgcttaatgggaaaactgaaacagaacacacattaaacaaaataccaggacactaaacaacactaacacacatactaacacaatactaacaattaaacataaaacacgaaaggattaaacacacaacactagctagctattatgaacctttggacactgctccccggcaacggcgccaaatttgatcaaggccgtacccgaatcaaattaacatgaaaatgcagtaactaggaagtgatcctaggtcgtttcccaacgagcagtgacaagccaaatgttcataatatacttgcagtaacagtaacgatggagggaggggggtttggttgtttggtaattaaagagcagaacaaataaaatggaatacgaaactactaatattaaaaacgggttgtttcctctgattcagaagccactctcttatcctgggttatggagaatttgtccctaacagtcaaccacttaatccaaccctatttcaatttactaagcgaaaatcaacttagggttttcaatacgtgattaggcaccacatacaccagttagcccttcgtccattaagcatgaacgcaagttaggctcagaggcaattaatcgaacacgaagcgtgcactgattaatattcacgaaattgggataactggtgaagggaaaactgccaggaaaccacattacaaacgaaacctcaaagagagttgggcttcgtcctcaaaaggaaacaacacaagaaaatctagccttccatggattcaaacagaaaacgcaaatgaaacatgaagcagaaacgtaaatgaacaagaacgtaaatgaaaagaaacgtaaatgaacagaaacgtaaatgaacgtagaagaagaagcaagaatgaactcgtaattagaagcagaaaacggaaatttgcattaagaacgaaaactgtaacaagggaacagaaaaacgtgaaaacctaaaaccaaagctctgaataatgaaaatagcctagcagaatagaatgccctgcacgaatcccaaggcagctatttaaaaagagtcactcaaagtcactgggccctattacaatactctggcccaaaacgaaataaacactgaacaacataaaataaaattgcgaaatttcctaattagaaattaactaaggtaagcgctgctttatttgccctcttcaagtccacaaccaaaatccggattaagcccaatgtttcattaattcctgaaattagattaaaaacatcaaattagctaaatgagcccaaataataaaactgcctaattaattgacaattaagaccaatcaaaaattaaaatgatgcaaaaaggatttagaaaatagaagaaaatgatggcacatcaacgACCCATTCTCTAACTGAGCAAGTTGGTGTCTATAAGATGTGAAAGACAAACAGATTCTAATTGTTAGAATGTTaggtaattatataataattaaaacatttcaCATTAATAAGTCAACATGCAATTGTATATTAGTCAAATATATACTTTTCCTTTCTAATTTATTAGTCCTATTATACACTTTATCTGAATTTATATAaggcttaaatttattttttccagataaattagtatttttccatttataatttttataggtttctttttttaattttaatgtctaTAAGTTgatatttttccaattttagcttctctgatttttttcatttataattcttgtaagtttgtaattttttaattttaattcaattaagattCTAACATTTTCATGACTTATAAGTtcatacttaaaaaattaaaattaaaaaaatataaacagacACTATAGAACTCACTTTGTAGCCAATTGGTTTCTTAACATGGGAAAGAGGATGAGGAAATTCACTAGTAGGCCTGCAAATATAGTATTTAGTTACATGAGTATGCCCTGCATAAGTTCATATACGTTAAAAGaacataaaatatttcttaGTAATACATAATAGCTGCAAATAATCCCATGGATAGTTTTCTAGACTTGTAGTCATTTCTATTCCTCTACAATGAAATTTATTTCTATTTGCTATCAGTAGTTTCCATGTTTTGGGACTTAGTAACATAAAGGAGGAAATTCTTGTTCAAAAACCTTGCTCCTTATGGTCTCACAAGACCCTGATGTGGGAAACTGACACCAACTAAAAAGCCACTCTAGAGAGGCTTCCTTGTAAGGTGTTCATCAGTATCACAAGCTGCCAAACCAcactagaaaaagaaaaaaaaaacatattttttgatataatttacattCAAATGTTGCAAAAGAAAAGTGACAAAAACAAATGTTGCACAAAGGTAAACAGAAATTTACACATAAGCTAGAAACTAACCAACAAAGGTAAACAAATCTTCAAGTGCCTTAAAGATCTATACCACTGACAAGCCTTCCAATTTGATGCCTTTCTCAACACCCATAAGCTAGAAGCTAATCAATATTAAACAACCTCATGAGTATAAATTTGACACATTAGAATTaattcatatcaatattatgttaatttaaaaattttcacacagaaaaaatcaaatatacaaattcttgtattaaataaatcattcttcTTTTATATATCAACACAATGAAATCTTGCATTATCCCTATTTAGGGTCACATATCACAATGGATTCGTGCATAGACAAACTTGTTTTGACCATGATTTCTTTTCAACGCAGTAAACAAAACAAAGTAATAACATATAGAAAAACAGGGCCAGAAAAAGAAATTTACACACCAAGAAATTGCATACTAGAAGTAAAAGGAGCAACATGATTTGGCAGGGTGCCCTTCCTTCATTTGGATGTATgcaagcatgacattttttaatgTCTTGATATTCCAAACAAAGCaataatttttaagagaaaaagagaaacaaacatatTGGTGCAAAGGTTTAGACTTTAGAGAACtatgaaaatgaaattcttATAACAAAGAAACACAATGTTCCACCAAAAGTACTTTATTAATCCTACCAGTAAATCTATAgtatcttaattattttctcctTTAGAAATTCTGGATATGTTCTCGAAcatttggaatttttttctCAAGCTGATTTCAACTAAATCATTCTCTAATGTGAACTAAGTTCAAATTAACAAATGAATATTGTACTTAAAATGAATAATCATAAGAATAAAGATAATGAAGCATCCTAAGAACTGCATTAAACAAATCCAAGATTTAGAAAAGCTCTCTACTTACTTGAAATTTATGGCTTTACAGTTGCAGACTTAGTATGACCAAATCATTTGAAAGAGCAGCAGCTAACAAGGCACGTGGTATAATGATACTGCCAACAAAAAGAGATTAGTGAGGCCTctttcaattttagaatttatgtCACCAAGGAACATAAATTGCCTTTGTACTTAATTACATCACTACAATTTATATTGCAGTCAATTTACGTATCAAGCACTACAAGAGTAGGAAAATGAAAGTCACTAACTAGTACAACTAAATCAATATTATCTTTAAGAAAATCAATGGGATCCATAATAAATCACTGGATTGTAAAGGACAGAAGGAGGGATACAAAGAATTCCAACCATCAAAATTagctatatattttattatattaactacaaaaaataacaactatatTAATTTGCTTGGTTAATTTGAATccctattaaaaaaactattacatTGCATACACATAAACAATAAAccaaagaatattttaaaacactCCCATCTAACTGtgaaatgttttaaaacattagaatCTAATCGGCAAGAATATTATCATGCACATAAAATTTACACATCTTGTTACTCAAAGGAGATGTCGGAATTTCTACATTTAAAAGGCACCTTGTTacccaataaatattttaaaatcaaataatgcTTGACCttgacttcttcttttttttttttgtattcctATCAGAAGATTTACAATTTATTAAACTAAATTCAATAATCCCTTTATACAATAGTCAAGTCAAGGTCATTTGAATTTAAACTCACCTTTTATACAACAATCTTTAACCTTGGTCTTGACTATTGCAGTGAAGCTTAAGTAatgattcttcttttctttcttaatatCATTCACGTAAACACATGACACACctcacatatttatatatatagccaTGCCTTGCTCATTGCTTCATTCCATCACTTTTCTtcccaaaaaaattgaatggccatggaaaataaaaaaattagagtatTGGGTTGTGTCACTACTTTGCATGCTTTTGTCGGGTCATTGGATCTCTGTTCAAGCTGCCCCTGCACCCTCTCTCATCACAAACTGAAGTAGTTAAACTTTAAAACCTTAAAAGCTGCACCCTCTCTCATCACAACATTGGATCTCTGTTTAAGCTGCCCATGCCCCTGCCCCTTCCCCTGCCCCTGTTTAAGTTATTTCTATGTTCCAAATTGTTTGAGCAGAAAACAGTGGGCTTCGGAACAAAAACAATGGagctatttaaatttaaagaagaaTATAAAAGCTGGGGCGTGACACCTACAGCAGCGTATTACCCTTTTTTTATATTCCAAAATATCCCTCctaaaacaaactaaaatttgTACACATATATCAATACAGGTTAAATGAAGCATTGCCAGCAAAGTGACAACTTGTGCAGATAGAAGAATGAAAACTGCAACAAGTATGAACTAAGTGTATATAGGTTTTACCTACGTGATACCAAATAAACTAAGATCCATTTTGTTTTACTCATACCCACCCAGAAGGGTAGTTTTAAAACTAACTTCACCCGTTATGTGCTTCATGAAAATTCAAAGTAGTGGCAGATTTATCAGGATACAAGAATCAAGCACCCTAAAACTTGAGGTGAAAGGAATCTATTGTAATATATTCATGTCAAATGTTACTTTAATAGACTACAAATTGAAAAGGAGAAATTCTTGCACGAGCACAGTACCGATCAAAGACtgaagtaaaatattaaaataactctAACAGACTAGCACAAACTTTAACACCactttcttgttattttttacgCATTCTAGGCTTTTAGTTGGTCGTGcaagattttttaattgaaagggGAGATTATGAGCAAACAACAATGACACAACAATGGACAACTTGATAGAAAAAATGTAGTATAGTGCAGATCAAAACCTGAGTTGCAATAGATGACCATCACTGGCACTACTATCCACCTGATAACAGAAAACACATCATACCACCAATCCAAAATGACATTAACAGATTGAgcaaattgtttgttgtgcaaaAACCAAAACCTGAGCATTAGCAATAAGAGGATATTTAAGGACAGATTCTAAGAGCTCGCGAGCCTTCTCATACTCTTTTGCTTGTAACTTGAGAAGTCCTTCATGATAAGTTTGGGAAAGATGAAATTCCTGAAataacagaaaagaaaagaaaaattatatggaATCAATAATGGTAATGTAGCATTTGAAttaggatttaaaaaaaataaaaagaaaagaatcaatGGTACATACATATATGAATTAACAGAGCTATTAAGAGTATCAAGAGTCCTAATCTTTGTACCCTAAGCAAAGCTATCAGAAGTGCTTAACATCATCATTTATCATAGAAGAGGGTGAAATAGAGAGAAAACGTACATGTGCTTCTTTCGTGGGAGCTAAAGGTTCCCACTGACTTTTCGAGTCAGTATCATTGATAGCTGCAATTgagaaatgaaaatgcaaaaccaAAGCCATTTTATCATAACTAATAATTCAACGCTGCGAATTCAAGTAGCTACCAGGATGCATAGAACCTCAAATTTAGTCTCATAACATTTTTCAATCTTCAGAATGCTAAATGATCACGCAGTTTGTATCGCCTCGGTGTAGATTCAGCAAATTAGGGTTTAAATCTTCGATTCCTCAGTTAAGTGTTTTAAACACTTAAGTTACAAGCGAGTGCGCTCTAAGAATCGCCCTTGAGCCATTCCAGAAACGACGTCGCGCTACGGGCTTCACGGATCCACTTGTCGAACTCGGAGGGCTCGAGCTTCTCACCGATGTTGGTGAGGATGTGGCGGAGCTCGAAGACAGTGACAAAGCCGGTGGAGTCCTTGTTGAGGACCTTGAAGGCATCACGGAGTTGGCAATCGAAGGGTTCGGGTTTCATGTCTTTGGCCATTACATCGAGGAATCGGGGGAAGTCGAAGAGAGTCGTGAGGTTCTCTTCGGCCACGATGGCTGTAGTTAAATGAGtagagaagagaaagataacCTGAAGGTTGGTGGCTGAGAGGGTTTCCATCGAGAAACGAATCGTCGACGGAGGAAACATCGATGATGCTGAGGCAcaaatatagagagagagagagagagcaaggAGGAATTTAGGgttttattttgcaaaactaAGGGAGAAAGATTAAAATAAGGCTAGGACTAAGAGAGTCGGTTCATATTCCCTCTCGCATTCTACATCGATTCTACAAGAACCGATGTCGTAATGCATTTTCAAAGACTGGTTTATCAAGACTgtctttaaaattttctaattatttataaaaatgtcacCGTTTTACTTACGACATCGGCTTTTATACAACCGCCGTAGAACCTGCGTAATAAAATACCATTTTTGTGGTAGTGTTGATATCTTCCATCACTACATAAGAGATCTCCATATGCTATTCAtcttcactattttttttttcattacttGATGTAGTTGTGTTGCCTTCAATTGTTCGCCTTTTACTTCGACATTCACTCCATAAGAGATCTCCATATATCCTTCTTTCCACCATCATACCACTTAAAATTGTGGGATTTTCCTTTCCTGTCAGTATAGCTTTGATTCTTTTccatatattttatcatatttctttACAAAACTTTTATGatagtttgaattttaatgaatatatatcataagaatttaaagaattgaaaggattctttgaatttttaaaaacacactCAAAATAAGAGTTaccgaaaaaaataataagagatgGTGaggttttgataaaaaaaattaaaatcaatataattttttaatcttttaataactATATTGGTTCTAACTTTATATCTTTATATACTAACCTTTCTTTCAATAACATCTTATTTCCACTTTTGGATTTGAacaatagatttaaaattatatgttgattttatgattttttttaattactacaattatttcatgataaatAAATCTAATGATATGTTTAAATGAGATTCAATAATAAACATATACTAAAAGGGAGTAATAAGGGTGAAAAATTGGTAGAAGGATTACTAAGTTACAAATGACGAAATTAATGGtgataatcataaaaatattgtatcAAGCATGTGATTgacataatttatataagaaaaacgTGATTAGTTTTagcaaataaaacaaacattaatctaatttaaaaaataaagagaaaagtaCATAGAAAATGAAtgtatttgacattttttatttcaaaaataatatatatatacacacgtatgtatgtatgtatgtatgtatacacATGACACATACATCTTgaagaatattaaaaagaaaaaatatatgtgtgATAAGACAAAAAAGTCtagtaatcaataaaaaatgaaatataacaaaatttcaagagttttggtgaaattgtttgatagatgttttatattaaaaataatgataaaattcataaaaaacaattcctcaaaatttatatatttttaaatactaaaaaaactttttagagttataaaaaaatcttaattaaaaagtGCCTCATCCAGGTTATGAGATCCTCGGGGGTATAGTTGAGGATGATCAGAAAGGTGTTAGAGCTTTGAGAAATGCCCCCATTCATTATGCCTGAACCCGAAAGACTTGGCAACAAACATTGATGTTTTGAGGCAATCTGGTGTGCCTCAAGATTCCATCTCTCTCTTGATGATCCATTTTCCTGCAGTGTATGTGAAGCATTTGAAATTTGTAGAAGCTGTTGAGATGGTTGAGGTATTCGGGTTTAATCCTTTGAAAACGACCTTTGTCATGGGTATCCAAGTGATTTTAACTATGAGAAAAGCAGTGTGGAATTCGAGACTTGAAGTTTATGCGAGGTGGGGTTGGAACAGGGAAATGTTTCTTAAAGCATTTAGAATGTATCCCACTTTTGTGAAGTTGTCAAATGAGATGTTTGTGAGAAAAAATGAGTTTTCTATTGAAGGCTATGGGTTTGCCATCAGAAGATATTGCTGAATATCCCCCGGTTCTGGCCTACAGCTTGGAGAAGAGGATTATCTCTAGATTCCATGTAATtaaaatcttgaaatcaaaaggTCTGCTCGATAATAGTTTTCACACTGGTTCCTTTATGACCATAACTGAGGAAaagtttttgaagaaatttgTCATCGACTTTCAGAAAGATTTGCCTCTTTTACCAGATGTCTACAAAGATTTGATTGATTATCAGAAAGTAATGTAGTATTTGATGGTTTTTGCAGGCTATTGTCAAAACTTTTTCTATTTCAATGCTAAGTTAAACATTGAGTTTTATAGCATATGGATTTTATAATCGTGTATGTTAAATCGTGCAGAGGCGATCAATGACCAAACTTTACTGTTTACTTTAATGGAATGCAATTGCATTTAGTTGTGCTATCATCGCCAGTCTTTAATAAATGAATCTGTTAAGATGTTTTACATACAAGC
This window harbors:
- the LOC100787722 gene encoding calcineurin-binding protein 1, translated to MALVLHFHFSIAAINDTDSKSQWEPLAPTKEAHEFHLSQTYHEGLLKLQAKEYEKARELLESVLKYPLIANAQVDSSASDGHLLQLRF